A segment of the Denitratisoma oestradiolicum genome:
CGGGCCGCAAGGCCGGATCGCTCGACGAGGAAATCCAGAAGGCAGCGGAGAAGTTGCGCCGTCTCCAGGAACGTCAACGAGACCAACAACGCAAGGAACGCGAGCGAAACCAAAAGGCGGTGCTGGAACTCATCAAGGCGGAACGCCTTGATGTGGTTCCCGCCGACCAGTGGAAGGCGGCACTGCCGAAGATCAAGGCGCTTCTCGTTGAAGATGGGTCGAAGCCGGCAGAGCCGGCGAAGCCCGTTCAAAAGACGCAGCCGGAGCCGGTGACGGCCGAGGCCAGCCAATGAGCGTTTTCCACAAATCCATAGGCCGCATTGCCCTCGACCGGGGATACCCCAATATCCCAAAGGGAGAGGGTCGCGCCCGGTTTCCCACAAGAGGCTTCTTGTGGGAAACCGGAAAAGCGCGATGGCCTGTGGAGCTTGTGGAAACGCGGCGCTTGTAAGAGAGACGGCCCGGAGGCCAGAGGCGCGCCTTTATCGGTCCCCTCACGGGGAGGCGAAACGGGTGGAGGTGGTCTTTGACGCATCCAGGGACAGGCCGGCACAGGCAGCGGATAAGCGTTTTCCACAAATCACCAGGCACCGGAGCCGTTGCCCGCGATACCTCAATATCGCAGGAGGCAACGGTCGCGCCCGCTTTTCCACATGAAACCTCTTGTGGGAAAGCGGATCAGCGCGAGGGCCTGTTGAGCTTGTGGGAAACGCGGCGGCGGACGGAGGCACGGCCTAGCGCCCGGAGGGCGCAAGCGAAAGGGATGTGCAAGGCTGCGCAGCAGTCCCCGCGCAGCGGGGATGAGCGCGAATGCGCGAACCTGGAGCAGCCCGGTCGGCCCGCAAAGCGGGACGATTCGCCCAGCAAAGAACGGTGAAAACGATGGAGCCAAACATCGGAAGCCACAAGTTGCACCAGCACCTGAGAGCGCACGGTCGCGCGGAAATCGACGGCTGGGCGATCAACGCGGACGGTGCGGAAATCTGGCTCACGAACCCCTACGGCCTTGACGTGGGGTTCTACGCCAACGACGCGGAAGGATGCGCCCGCATCCTGGAGCGCATTTCAACGGACGATCACGAAAGGGAATGGGGCACGCTGTAGTGCAGCCATTCAGAAATCAGGGCAACCGGCACACGCCACGGAACGGGCGCGGTTGCGTGAAGAGGAAAGGCGAAGGCGGCGGACGAAGAAGGCCGCCTTCGCCTTTCGCATTTTCCGACCCTGCGTGACGCGGCACAAGCGCGGAACGAAACAGCAGGACGGAAAGCGGGAGAATGCGCAAGGCGAACCGCAGCAAAGCGAGGGAAGCCGTCTAGCGCCTCCCCGACTTTCGCGTGCGAAAGTTGCGCAATTCCGGCCGCAAAGCGGACGGGCTGGGACGGCCGCCGAATGGCGGCAGCGGGAACCGCGACGGACCGGCGACACGAAGCAAGATGGCAAAGGTAGCGGCCTACGAGGCGGACAGTGGAGAGCCTAGAAGCGATAGTGGATAGGCGGCCACCAAGCTAAGGCCAGGCCGCGTATTGCGCGGAGGTAGGCAGGCGAGCGGCAACAGGCCAATGGCGAGACAGGCGCGCGCTGTCAAGGACGGTGGCCGACCGAAGGCCGGGCGCCATCGAGCCGGCGAGAGCGTAGCGGTCCACGGCCCGAGTTCCGGCAAAGCCGGAACGAAGAGCCAGGAACCTAACGAAGCGGAAAGACCGGATTGACACGGACGGACCGAAGGGCCGGCCGTGTCAATCCGGTGATCTCTTGGGGAAGTGCCGCGCAAGGAACTTGCGCATGGTCTCTCAGAAACGTCGAAGTGCTTGGCCAAGCGAGGCGGTGTAAGACCACAGGTACAGCTCGCCCACGCGCTCGCGTTGGGGGTCGAGCTTCAAGCGGCCGGTGCTGCCCTTCGGGCGGCCGAGGACGCGCCCCTCATTGCGGGCGCGCTGCAAACCCTCGCGGGTGCGCATGCGGATGAAATCCAGCTCGATCATGGAGGCTATCGAGAAAGCGACCGCCTGAATTTGAGAATTGAGGCCGCCGTCCATGACGGTGGCCGTCTTCGTAACAATGAGCGTCACCCGGCGTTCGGCCGCCGCTTCGAGGATGGAAAAGACCTGGATGGGAGAAGACCCCAGCCGGGTGAATTCAGGCGTAAGAATGAAGTCGCCCGGCTGGGCCTTGTTGAGAAGCAGATCGCCAATGGCGCGCTTGCGCCACGATTGATCGCGGCTGACGGTCTCATCGACCAGCACGAGCGGCGAATAGCCGTGAGTGTTGGCGTAGTCGAGCAGCCCCAGGCGTTGCGAAGCAACGTCCTGGGAGTCGCGCGACACGCGAAGGTAGCCAAAGTAGGTTGGCATCCGGCACGAGGCTCAGGAACGGAAAAGAGAAAGTAGGCGAGCGGGAAGGCACCCGCGATGCCCAGCAATGGGCACGCGGAGCGCGCGAAGCTGGCGAGTCGCCGGGAGGCGACGAGCCGCGAAATGGCCAATCCCATGAGATGGCCGAGAAACCAGCCCGCGAGCAAAGCGAGCGAGCCAAGCCCGACGTTCAAGGCGAAGCCGTCGAACGAGGCGGCAGCAAGACCCTGGGCACGATCCATCAGCGAAGAAGACATGATCGCGGCCAGGTGAGTTAGCGCGGGCGCGCAGCGCCGCGCGGCGGTTGCGCCAAGCGCGCTTCGACGAAGCGAAGCAGCGCCGCGCGCTCGTCGGCCGACAGGCCGCTGGTCAGGCAGAACTCGAAGAACTCCAGGGCGGCTTCCTTGTGCTCAATGGGCAGAGGTTCGAGCATGGCCAAGTTGCACATGTAGTCGGGGTGGGCGAAGGCGGCGACGAACTGGAGCAACAGAAGGCCGGCTTCGGCAGAGCCGGTTTTTTCGACCAGGTGAAGGGCGGGCCTCAACGGCTCGGGAAAATCGCTCAGAAGGCCCGTATTCGAGCCGTAGATCGCGCGTGATTCGCTCAAGATGCACCCCCGGTAATGAAAAGGTCTTCGGGGCGTTATTTTACCAGGATCGCCGGTAGGTTTAATGGACTTTTCCGACAGGAAAAGGCGACCGTGAAAACGGTCGTTAAAACTACTGGGTTTTCGGCCGCCGGGCCGGAAAACCGAAAAGACGTAAAGTTGTTCCCACGGATGGGAATGTGTCACCCGGCCGGTAGGCCGGGTGACAGGCTGCGCGTCAGAGCAGCCCGCGTTGGGCGAAGGACACATTGGCCCCGCCGGCCACGACGATGTGATCGAGCACGCGCACGTCGACCAGCGCGAGCGCGTTCTTCAGCACCTGGGTCAGTGACTCGTCGGCACGCGACGGCTCGGCCAGGCCGGACGGGTGGTTGTGCGCGAAGATGACGGCGGCGGCGTTGAGGCGCAGCGCGGTCTTCACCACTTCGCGGGGATAGACCGAGGTCTGCGTCAGCGTGCCCCGGAACAGCTCGATGTACTCGATGACGCGGTTCTGCGCGTCAAGGAAGATCGCGGCGAACACTTCATGCTCCAGGGCACCGAGGCGCAGCGAGAAATAGGCGTTGGCGTCGGACGGCGCCGAAATCAGGCCGTTGCGCATCACCTTCTCGTCAAGGATGGCCAGCGCGGCCTCGATGACGTGCTCGGCGGTCGCCAGTTGGAACTGGCCGTTGTCGTCGATGGTGAAAAGGTCGATGTGCGAAGCGGTCATTTGTCGGACTCCAGGAAGTGGGCGGGATTGCCTACTTCCTCTGGATCGGTTCGCAGCGCAGCGGTCAAGGGTGAAACGGCCATCGGCCGCAAGCGCCCGCCAGGGCGCGCAGCCCTTGACGGCGAGAACGAACTGACACCCTTGGAAGTGACAGGCAATCCCTACCCTCTGCACACCACGGACCCCCTTCGTGCAGTTGTCCAGCTTTCGCGCGCGAAAGCTCACTTCAGGCGAAGCCCAAGACGCCGCCGGCCGGCGGCGTCGCCGCGTCAGACGGCAACGAAGTGGCCACCGAGGGGGCCGGCGATGATGCAGGGGCGACGGTAGGGACGGCGGGCGCAGTAGCGCAGGACTTCGCGGAGCTGGTCGGCGCGGACGCGGGAGCAGGGAGGAAGGGGCGCATTCATGTGGATCTCCTTTGGCGGGTAGCGGACCGATCTGGCCGCCTCGCAAAGTCGCCGCAGGCGGTCGGCCCGAAGGGCGCCGGCAGGGTTTCGGCGCGGTGCAGGGCGACGTGACAGGATGACCGATCGCCAAGGCGCAGCCGAGGCCGCAGCCCGATCGCAGGGAGGGACCGGGCGGGCACCTGTTCTGCCCTGCCCGCTTGCGGGCAGGTCTCTAGCGCCGCTGCCGGCGAGGCCGACGAAGGCGATGGGCGGCCAGATCGGGAAGCCGCGAAAGGACGCATGGCGCCACCACTCGGCGGGTAGTGCCGACAAAGAAGGCGGGTAACTTCGAGCAGCCACCGCGACCACGCGAACGGTCGGGGGAAGGCGGCCAGGTTGGCAAGGCGGTAAGCGCCCGGAGGGCGCAAGCGAAAGGGATGTGCAAGGCTGCGCAGCAGTCCCCGCAACGCGGGGATGAGCGCGAATGCGCGAACCTGGAGCAGCCCGGTCGGCCCGCGTAGCGGGACGATTCGCCCGGAAGGCAAGAAACAGGCATAGGAAGCCACACAAGAGGGAAGGAAGGCCAAACAGCAGCCGCAACAGCGCCAAGGGAGAAAGCCCGGCCAAGCAGCGCGCGGTAGCGCGCTCGCCAGAGCCGGGCATAGCGGCGGGCCGACAGGCCCGCGACCCCAGCCCGCCGAAGGCGGGCCGCTGCCAGCAGCAGCCGGCGCGCCACCGCCGCGCGCCCATCACGGCAGCACCCGGAGCTGGTCCACGCCGTAGATCGTCTGAATGCAGCGCGGATCGTGGTCCACCACGCGCCGGCCGGCGCGGTCGGTGCGGTAGGTCACGGGCTTGTCATCGTGCGCCCAAACGGAACCGTATTCAGGATTGGCGCGATCCACGATCACCCGCTTGCCCACGTCACGGGACGCGGACGGGTGTGAAGCGGCGACGATTTCGCAGCGAA
Coding sequences within it:
- a CDS encoding recombinase family protein — translated: MPTYFGYLRVSRDSQDVASQRLGLLDYANTHGYSPLVLVDETVSRDQSWRKRAIGDLLLNKAQPGDFILTPEFTRLGSSPIQVFSILEAAAERRVTLIVTKTATVMDGGLNSQIQAVAFSIASMIELDFIRMRTREGLQRARNEGRVLGRPKGSTGRLKLDPQRERVGELYLWSYTASLGQALRRF
- the radC gene encoding RadC family protein — encoded protein: MTASHIDLFTIDDNGQFQLATAEHVIEAALAILDEKVMRNGLISAPSDANAYFSLRLGALEHEVFAAIFLDAQNRVIEYIELFRGTLTQTSVYPREVVKTALRLNAAAVIFAHNHPSGLAEPSRADESLTQVLKNALALVDVRVLDHIVVAGGANVSFAQRGLL